The following is a genomic window from Opitutus sp. GAS368.
TTGCACGACGCCAACATCGAGCCGCACCAGGTTGACTACATCAACGCGCACGGCACCTCGACGCCCTACAACGACAAGTTCGAGACCATCGCCATCAAGAAGGTTTTTGGCGACCACGCGCGGAAGGTGAACATCAGTTCCACCAAGTCCATGACCGGCCACCTCCTCGGCGCGGCGGGCAGCATCGAGGCGGTCATCAGCATCAAGGCCATCGAGACGGGCATCGTGCCGCCGACGATCAATTACGAGACCCCGGACCCGGACTGCGACCTCGACTACACGCCGAACGTGAAGCGCGCGGCGAAGATCGACACGGTGCTGACGGACAACCTCGGCTTCGGCGGCCACAACGCCGCGCTGGTCTTCCGCCGGCATTAAGACCACGGCGAGGTCGCCGTGGCTCCAGGTGGAGCGCGGGCGACCCCGCCCGCGAATCATCGCCCATGTTGCGGCCAACCGTAATACTCGTCACGGGCTGCCTGCTGTTGGTTGCGTGCAGCCGAAAGGAAACGGCCGCGCCCGATCCGGCCACGCGCGCGGCCGTGTGGGCGGCCATCCAGCCACTGGCGGAACGTTACCGGATGGATCCGGCGTTCATCTACGCCTTGGTGGCGGCGGAATCCAATTTTGACCCCGCGGCCCGCAATGGCGAGGCGCGGGGGCTCATGCAAATCAAGCCGGGGACCTGGCGCACCGTCAGCCGCGAGTCCTATGAGCCCGGCGTCTGGTCCTGGCGGCAGAATCTCGCCACGGGCGTGGATTATCTCGCCTGGTGTCGGAGCGACCTGCACCGGCGGCAGAAATTTTCCTACCCGCTGCTGCTGGCGTCGTTTCACTACGGGATCGATTACGTGGAAGCGCGGGACTTCAGCCTGGGGCGCCTCGATCCGCCCGACAACGCGATCTATCGGGAATTATGGCGCGGCAACCTCACGCCGGTGCCGCCGCCGAAATAGCATTGCGACGACCCGGTGGTCGCGACTGCATCGCCGCGTGAACCAGTGGCCTGCCAGTGTCTGGTTGCTCTTTGCAACGCGCGTGGTGCGGATGTTCGCCTACGGCATCCTCGGTGTGATCCTGGTGCTTTACCTCGCCGCCGCCGGGCTGGGGGAAGCACGCATCGGCCTGCTGCTGGCGATGACCTTCCTCGGCGATGCGGCGATTTCCCTGTGGCTGAGCACGCATGCCGACCGTTGGGGTCGCCGGCGGGTGCTGGTCGCCGGCGCAGTCCTGATGGCCTTGGGCGGAGCGGGCATGGCGCTCACGGGCGACTTCGCGCTGCTCGTGCTGGGTGCAACGATTGGCGTCATCAGCCCGACGGGCGGCGAAGTCGGTCCGTTCCTTGCGGTGGAACAGGCCTGCCTGGCGCAGCTGACCGACGCGCGCGACCGGACGAAGGTCTTTGCCTGGTATAACGTCGTGGGTTACGGCGCGACGGCCCTCGGCGCACTGGGCTGCGGGTTCGCGGCCGAGGCGATGCAGCGCACCGGCTGGACGCCGCTCGCGAGCTATCGGGTGTTGCTCGCGGCCTACGGGGCACTCGGTCTGGTCATCGGCGGCCTGAGCTGGCGGCTGGGGCCGGGCGTGGAAGCGGCCGCGGCGCCGGCGGGAACAAAACGATTCCTGGGATTGGGCGAATCGCGCGGCACGGTGTTCCGGCTCAGCGCGCTCTTCGCCCTCGATTCGTTTGGCGGCGGTTTCATCGTGCAAAACTTTCTCGCCTACTGGTTCCATCGGCGTTTCGGCGTGTCCGAGGCGGTGCTGGGCGGGATCTTTTTTGGCGCGAACATAATGTCCGGCCTTTCCGCCCTGGCGGCCGTGCCGCTGGCCCGCCGCATCGGTCTGGTGAACACCATGGTGTGGACGCACCTGCCTTCCAATGTGCTGCTGATGGCCGTGCCGCTGATGCCCTCCTTCGGCTGGGCGGTGGGGGTGCTGCTCGCCCGGCACATGATCTCGCAGATGGATGTGCCGACCCGGCAGTCCTACGTGAATGCAGTGGTGCCCGCGGCGGAGCGGTCCGCCGCCAACGGCGTGACCGGCACGGCGCGGCAACTCGGGACCGCCCTGGCCCCGCTTTGCGCCGGCCCGCTCATGGCCACGGCGGCGCTCACCAGCGTGCCCTTCTTCGTCGCCGACGGACTCAAGATCATCTACGACCTCGCCCTTTGGCGGAACTTCCGGGCCGTCAAACCCCCGGAAGAAGGTTGATTCTGGCCTGGTTGGGGCGGGCCGGGAAATTTGCCAAATTCCCCGTTGACGCGTCCTTCCGGCGCCCTTTTAACTCGGCCCCTTTCGGTAATGGCAAGTTAGCTCAGTTGGTAGAGCAGAGGACTGAAAAAACGAAAAGGCGTTTTCCGCTGATTTTGGCCTGAATCCGCCAGCATGTTAATTCACTCTTGCAGAGGGAGAATACAAAAAATCGCGGTCATCGCGTGCTATCTGCAAAAGTCGGATTTTCGATAATCGGGTGACAACTAAGGGTGACAACTAATTTAGGTGGAGAACTCGAACCCAACATTGTTGCTCTACCTGTTTGTTAAAAGCAAAGTGTTGTCAGCTGTTGTCACCCAAGAACAAAATTTCGGCAAAAGAAAACGCTTTCGTAAGCAATCGTATGGTTCAACGCTTCGCGTGTTTGAATCAGGAGGTTTTATGGGCGATTGGGACTGATATGCCAGCCGACTTCGTCCCGCCTCCGGTGTGGGTGAGAGAATTGCTGATGCGCTTCCTGTTCAACGGGGAGAAATTTAAGGCAGCACAGGATAGAGGAGCAGGAGAGCCATCCTCGCTAATCGTTAGGTTTCCAACTTGGGCGCGATACTCGTCCAAACGCCTCTCGGCCAGCTTCCGATCCTTCGTTTTGAGGGAACGACGAAATTGCTTGTCACCACGTTTTACCAACGCGTAATACCCGCCAGTATTCTCCAATCGATAGAGGTTCTCAGCCACCCGATGAAACACCACTTTACGAGCACTCTTGGCACCCTGACCGGTGGCATTTTCCATGCTCAAAATGCTATGGTGACAACTGACGGTTACAAATCAAATATCGAAGAGAATAATGAGCTTCGTAACTCGTTGCTCGCTAGTCTAATGGCAAGTTAGCTCAGTTGGTAGAGCAGAGGACTGAAAATCCTTGTGTCCTCGGTTCGATTCCGAGACTTGCCACCACTTTAAGACCCCACTTCTCAGTGAGATGTGGGGTCTTTGCTTTTGTGCATGTTTGGCCGTCCGAACCCGGTTTTGACTCGTCGCGGGACGGTGGCGTAGGTTCAGGCCATGATCGAGGCGACCGAACCCGTCGATTGGCGCGAGTTGCAGGAAGCGGTGGCGTGCATCTTGCGCGATGCAGGTTACGAGGCCACGGTGGATTGCCCCGTGCCGCTGGCCCGCGGGCGCAAGCGCATCGATGTGTGCGGCTTCGACCGCGATTCCTCCCCTCGTTCGCAGCTGTTCGTGGAGTGCAAGCTATGGCGGCGGCGCGTTACGCAAACGGAAGTGCACGCCTTCCGCACCGTGGTGGCCGATGCCGGCGCCAACGAGGGCCTGATCGTGAGCGCCCAAGGCTTCCAGTCCGGCGCGCGGGAGGCCGCGGCCTACACCAACGTGCGGCTCGTCACTTGGCCCGAATTCCAACATCTCTACGCCGTGCGCTGGATGGATTACCTGGTGAGACCGGCCCTGTCGGGTGCCTTCGAGATGGTGCGGCGGTGGATCAACGTCTACTCCGCCGACGAAGACCGCCGCCTGGCCCGCCTTCCCGAGGCGGGGCTGCAAGCATTCTGGGACTGGACCCGCCGGGTCCGGCCGCTGGTGGAACTGGCCGGGGATTTCGCGATGCCCCCGGGACATTTTTTTCCCGGCGAGCCGCGGATCCGAGGCAAGATGCCGGTCCTGCCTTTGGCAGATCACGGCCCGGCGCCCGAACTCGCGAGCCTGCCCGACTCATTGCTGCATATCGCTGCCGCGCGTCCTTTCTTCACCGCTTTGTTGGTGGAGAGGGATCGGGCCGAGGCCGACCTTGCGCAGATCCTCGGGGTCGATCCCGGTTCCGGCCCTGAGTTCGGCGACGACTAGGCGTAGTAAATCTTCATTTTGGACTACCGGATGTCGGCCAG
Proteins encoded in this region:
- a CDS encoding restriction endonuclease is translated as MIEATEPVDWRELQEAVACILRDAGYEATVDCPVPLARGRKRIDVCGFDRDSSPRSQLFVECKLWRRRVTQTEVHAFRTVVADAGANEGLIVSAQGFQSGAREAAAYTNVRLVTWPEFQHLYAVRWMDYLVRPALSGAFEMVRRWINVYSADEDRRLARLPEAGLQAFWDWTRRVRPLVELAGDFAMPPGHFFPGEPRIRGKMPVLPLADHGPAPELASLPDSLLHIAAARPFFTALLVERDRAEADLAQILGVDPGSGPEFGDD
- a CDS encoding lytic transglycosylase domain-containing protein — encoded protein: MLRPTVILVTGCLLLVACSRKETAAPDPATRAAVWAAIQPLAERYRMDPAFIYALVAAESNFDPAARNGEARGLMQIKPGTWRTVSRESYEPGVWSWRQNLATGVDYLAWCRSDLHRRQKFSYPLLLASFHYGIDYVEARDFSLGRLDPPDNAIYRELWRGNLTPVPPPK
- a CDS encoding MFS transporter, whose protein sequence is MNQWPASVWLLFATRVVRMFAYGILGVILVLYLAAAGLGEARIGLLLAMTFLGDAAISLWLSTHADRWGRRRVLVAGAVLMALGGAGMALTGDFALLVLGATIGVISPTGGEVGPFLAVEQACLAQLTDARDRTKVFAWYNVVGYGATALGALGCGFAAEAMQRTGWTPLASYRVLLAAYGALGLVIGGLSWRLGPGVEAAAAPAGTKRFLGLGESRGTVFRLSALFALDSFGGGFIVQNFLAYWFHRRFGVSEAVLGGIFFGANIMSGLSALAAVPLARRIGLVNTMVWTHLPSNVLLMAVPLMPSFGWAVGVLLARHMISQMDVPTRQSYVNAVVPAAERSAANGVTGTARQLGTALAPLCAGPLMATAALTSVPFFVADGLKIIYDLALWRNFRAVKPPEEG